The following coding sequences lie in one Hyalangium minutum genomic window:
- a CDS encoding M28 family peptidase: protein MTSPSGKTAVVSNKQGGSADDLKGSFDLSAFAGEKAAGTWTLTVQDTARQDTGTLKSWGLSITPKGEQPPPPPPASEDSDPMKHIEYLASDALQGRDSPSDGLSAASEYVKQLAQKYGLTGPNTHNPSDPFQQKFQVFSFANENAARGQAVWGEHGAHKEFGHEMFQEGFYLDENMPAETREVLTRKYEETMKASGQTLAPRSGPMTVDQLRQVSEAGPMAQNTMAMLQGTGPHKDEVIVVMAHLDHIGTGRDGKVNNGADDNASGSAVLMASIPELVEAQKRGELDRSVLFVWTGAEEKGLVGSQYFVDHPIPGLGLDKISGVVNMDMVGRWDDQRLSIVDTNSRGQANYFRDVVNQANQKLADPFDRLNQDINQYRDRQDGAVFTRKGEDVLFMFEGLSNPNGGGSLNPDYHQPTDDIDKIIRDNGGNKPRRVKDLMVNVIQLAANRQAPAA, encoded by the coding sequence CTCGGGCAAGACGGCCGTCGTCTCCAACAAGCAGGGCGGCAGCGCGGACGACCTCAAGGGCTCCTTTGATCTGTCCGCCTTCGCGGGCGAGAAGGCCGCTGGCACTTGGACGCTCACCGTGCAGGACACGGCGCGCCAGGACACCGGCACCCTGAAGAGCTGGGGCCTCAGCATCACCCCCAAGGGCGAGCAGCCGCCTCCTCCGCCTCCGGCCTCGGAGGACTCGGATCCGATGAAGCACATCGAGTACCTGGCCTCGGACGCGCTGCAGGGCCGCGACAGTCCCTCGGACGGGCTGAGCGCTGCGTCAGAGTACGTGAAGCAGCTGGCCCAGAAGTACGGCCTCACCGGCCCCAACACCCACAACCCGAGCGATCCGTTCCAGCAGAAGTTCCAAGTGTTCTCCTTCGCCAACGAGAACGCGGCGCGCGGCCAAGCGGTCTGGGGCGAGCACGGGGCCCACAAGGAGTTCGGGCACGAGATGTTCCAGGAGGGCTTCTACCTGGACGAGAACATGCCCGCGGAGACCCGCGAGGTGCTCACCCGCAAGTACGAGGAGACGATGAAGGCGTCCGGCCAGACGCTGGCGCCGCGCTCCGGCCCGATGACGGTGGATCAGCTGCGACAGGTCTCCGAGGCGGGTCCCATGGCGCAGAACACCATGGCCATGCTCCAGGGCACCGGTCCCCACAAGGACGAGGTCATCGTGGTGATGGCCCACCTGGACCACATCGGCACGGGCCGCGACGGCAAGGTGAACAACGGCGCGGACGACAACGCGTCTGGCAGCGCGGTGCTGATGGCCTCCATCCCGGAGCTCGTCGAGGCGCAGAAGCGCGGCGAGCTGGACCGCTCGGTGCTGTTCGTGTGGACGGGCGCCGAGGAGAAGGGGCTCGTGGGCTCGCAGTACTTCGTAGACCACCCCATCCCGGGCCTGGGGCTCGACAAGATCTCCGGCGTGGTCAACATGGACATGGTGGGCCGGTGGGATGATCAGCGGCTGTCCATCGTCGACACCAACTCGCGCGGCCAGGCCAACTACTTCCGCGACGTCGTCAACCAGGCCAACCAGAAGCTCGCGGATCCGTTCGACCGGCTCAACCAGGACATCAACCAGTACCGCGACCGGCAGGATGGCGCCGTCTTCACGCGCAAGGGCGAGGACGTGCTCTTCATGTTCGAGGGGCTCTCCAACCCCAACGGCGGCGGCAGCCTGAACCCGGACTACCACCAGCCCACGGACGACATCGACAAGATCATCCGCGACAACGGCGGCAACAAGCCGCGCCGGGTGAAGGACCTGATGGTCAACGTCATCCAGCTCGCCGCCAACCGCCAGGCCCCCGCCGCTTGA
- a CDS encoding acyltransferase family protein produces the protein MPSSRQDNQTLSTDLFCMRGIGILFVVVVHVLGVDAVHGVRKLFAADRMDLRVVNDIIHSFNMAVMLMGSGVAVAAFGRADTSLGLFLRKKLNKLLVPMLVWAPILFVTQELLRAKPQGLQGWLGLLSQVPGTWFPPYSIFWFVHALIGCTLISWLFRKYAEPQLGRWSGAVYVGASIVLYELATLWVETTHGAVAEYVDLILYWNRFFGLGLCVYPWLAPTSRWLSRQSVSLQALVPAGFFALLSLVYVVLPLEQYEWTRTINGPLGFCMLFSLVVFLRQRGAARGGLWKESWSRLLGVGSLSMVIYLFHLYFVVGARVALDRWHAQPIVALHVGVGILAGYVGPWVIGQLLKGVPLFHWSIGSTPPAQRSREVEEPPREGLAPIR, from the coding sequence ATGCCCTCTAGCCGCCAAGACAATCAGACGCTCTCCACCGACCTGTTCTGCATGCGGGGTATTGGCATCCTGTTCGTGGTGGTGGTCCACGTGCTGGGTGTCGACGCGGTGCACGGAGTGCGCAAGCTGTTCGCCGCGGACCGGATGGATCTGCGGGTGGTCAACGACATCATCCACAGCTTCAACATGGCGGTGATGTTGATGGGCTCGGGGGTGGCGGTAGCGGCCTTCGGGCGCGCGGACACCTCGCTGGGTCTCTTCCTGCGCAAGAAGCTGAACAAGCTGCTGGTGCCGATGCTGGTGTGGGCGCCGATCCTGTTCGTGACGCAGGAGCTGCTGCGCGCCAAGCCCCAGGGCCTGCAGGGGTGGCTCGGGCTGCTGAGCCAGGTGCCGGGCACGTGGTTCCCGCCGTACTCCATCTTCTGGTTCGTGCACGCGCTGATCGGCTGCACGCTGATCTCCTGGCTGTTCCGCAAGTACGCCGAGCCCCAGCTCGGCCGCTGGAGCGGGGCGGTCTACGTGGGCGCCTCCATCGTCCTGTATGAGCTGGCGACCCTCTGGGTGGAGACCACTCACGGGGCCGTGGCGGAGTACGTGGATCTGATCCTGTACTGGAACCGCTTCTTCGGCCTGGGGCTGTGCGTCTACCCGTGGCTGGCCCCCACCAGCCGCTGGCTCTCGCGGCAGTCCGTGTCGCTCCAGGCGCTGGTTCCGGCGGGCTTCTTCGCGCTCCTCTCGCTCGTCTATGTGGTGCTGCCCCTCGAGCAGTACGAGTGGACCCGCACCATCAACGGGCCGCTGGGCTTCTGCATGCTGTTCTCACTCGTCGTCTTCCTGCGCCAGCGCGGCGCGGCGCGGGGCGGCCTGTGGAAGGAGAGCTGGAGCCGGCTGCTGGGCGTGGGCTCCCTCAGCATGGTCATCTACCTGTTCCACCTCTACTTCGTGGTGGGCGCGCGCGTGGCGCTGGATCGGTGGCACGCGCAGCCCATCGTCGCGCTGCACGTGGGCGTGGGCATCCTCGCGGGTTACGTGGGGCCCTGGGTGATCGGACAGCTGCTCAAGGGAGTCCCCCTGTTCCACTGGAGCATCGGAAGCACCCCGCCCGCGCAGCGCTCGCGTGAGGTGGAGGAGCCGCCCCGCGAGGGGCTGGCTCCGATCCGGTGA